One Branchiostoma lanceolatum isolate klBraLanc5 chromosome 18, klBraLanc5.hap2, whole genome shotgun sequence DNA window includes the following coding sequences:
- the LOC136424129 gene encoding MYND-type zinc finger-containing chromatin reader ZMYND8-like isoform X7 produces the protein MADSAAAWGRTSPTPHPQESPPPQGTTPPSQGMAQPHSPGTAPQRPSAVEPQSQETPMKKAAPPQKISPPPQGAASPPQGTRTLLKETTPSRNGARMQTQGVTPPPQGTTPPPQKASPPPQGITPPPQGTTTPPQGTVTPGSQDDGTVRRSHRAAIARTKQEIRNAVAQLSKMEGQTKRSKEFPGGSHDSLKRKSPPEEGGEGKNQDRNHSKSAKKKKKRPSSPYTKPPPPINQDKDSRNDFYCWLCHREGSVLCCELCPRVYHTRCLKLPQEPDGDWVCPACEKIMSAECVDTQSKAMGMVSVEQLSKLLLHSLQRMKHSGAEPFQNPVDPEQAPNYREYIFHPMDLSTLEKNIKKNKYGCTQAFIADTKWILHNCIIFNGSNNKLTTSARMIVRICEHEMYEIEVCPDCYTSSCTKKDNWFCEPCREPHILVWAKLKGFPFWPAKVLQEVDGQLDVRFFGQHDRAWVPVENCFIMSEEIPFPVKKQKGSFDNAVAEMNIYIENLRRKFGSFEYAPYRSPYDKSRAYTHNKVSPVSNAPTGKVRKINDVARKLAKSSKPNFAAMLAVKGESGMRSESASEQSLVLEEIDYGTYASTPSSITTASPLPSVDSADPVNVTSPASYTTDVSNGKIPTAESEQSTYDNIAPPRSSPDLTTEAKLPFSAIDTSVKQPPDPQASSNASVLHELKPENPANQISARLTDSIAKLAKSHSNKEASHSNKPVSHSNKSSIVKAPSSKDTPNKYSQSLLGIKAGTDGVEEDGMSLPQETGVKRGIPSTGNSLQHVSDVLGGEGGLPDVSPPLSTVRKSSSLLQTIESCKAKLGIDEVGELPPPEEDGEEGESESESDSESDESDKDREDMEEEEEDGDQSEQREQHTESRENLDKRSSESSSSDIVEPKGLTDGKENKKKLDQAVKDVDEDRNSPELESNQVLESVNPVEGLQREEKMEVDLPKDGEKMDVDPSVDGEKADSDSGERMEVDHTYSKSADEKGEDSPDIGLRLDCDSDSDSHDLVIDLGEDSTSQKKEKASREVKQEKLSKSDTERDLSPPALSPVSAVSVTTATQAPTLQKATVTTVSSSDKGSKDPVVMESMSKEWTQRQLKRSSQEYLQKQLTQKEPPAKTSAPATSTATSVSQTFPRFVQVSTGTPQKVLLAVQQSAHSQPGIVGQSPVVSSPPPVTSSVSSSSTTPTTTSTSTDNTQTDDISKYTDKVVEVVKGTFQQMWADLGRRGDNLATVKHLQLEVEKLSWRHRQEMAEMKHNMELTMAEMRQSLELEKQRLIQDLRRQCEADKSRAVEEAKKKQWCAFCGKEAIFYCCWNTSYCDYPCQQAHWPVHMNTCSQSTNNSTAQGGTDQSEATSGESPTNQVRAAVSIQQAPADSQVKGQAGSSNVTKSEWREKARESLTTVLQQQKKEQAQVSYAQVSQPGVQVSQPGVQVRYIQPAASKPKSIQTFTTVRPGSTIIVQRPTSVAQVVQPVGSVTSIPVLLEKESRKTTAQVLQPAGVLQPVTALPSNSSSSTHHS, from the exons ATGGCTGACAGTGCTGCTGCATGGGGACGTACCTCCCCAACACCACACCCTCAGGAATCACCCCCACCCCAGGGGACAACTCCACCATCCCAGGGGATGGCACAACCCCACAGCCCAGGGACTGCTCCACAGCGGCCTTCTGCAGTCGAACCCCAGTCCCAGGAAACACCTATGAAGAAAGCAGCCCCACCCCAGAAGATCTCCCCACCACCCCAGGGGGCAGCATCACCACCCCAGGGGACAAGAACATTACTCAAAGAGACAACACCATCACGTAACGGGGCCAGAATGCAGACCCAAGGGGTAACGCCACCACCCCAGGGGACAACACCCCCACCCCAGAAGGCCAGCCCACCACCCCAAGGGATAACACCCCCACCCCAAGGCACAACGACCCCTCCCCAGGGGACTGTGACACCAGGGAGCCAGGATGATGGGACAGTAAGGAGAAGCCATCGAGCTGCCATTGCACG AACTAAACAGGAGATCAGGAATGCAGTAGCCCAACTAAGCAAGATGGAGGGACAAACCAAGAGGTCAAAAG AATTCCCTGGTGGCAGCCATGACAGTTTGAAGCGGAAGAGTCCACCTGAGGAGGGCGGGGAGGGGAAGAACCAGGACAGGAACCATTCCAAGAGTgccaaaaagaaaaagaagcgaCCGTCGTCTCCATACACCAAACCGCCCCCTCCAATCAACCAGGATAAA GACTCCAGGAATGACTTCTACTGTTGGTTGTGTCATCGGGAGGGGTCGGTGTTGTGCTGTGAACTTTGCCCCCGGGTGTACCACACCCGCTGCCTCAAACTGCCGCAGGAGCCCGACGGGGACTGGGTGTGTCCCGCGTGTGAg AAAATCATGTCAGCCGAGTGTGTGGACACCCAGTCCAAGGCTATGGGAATGGTGTCAGTCGAACAACTGTCCAAACTACTGCTGCACTCGCTACAGAGGATGAAGCATTCAGGG GCCGAGCCGTTTCAGAACCCAGTAGACCCTGAGCAGGCTCCGAACTACAGAGAGTACATCTTCCATCCTATGGACCTCAGTACTTTGGAGAAG AACATCAAGAAGAACAAATATGGCTGTACGCAGGCCTTCATAGCTGACACCAAGTGGATCCTGCACAATTGCATCATCTTCAACGGTTCCAACAACAAACTCACAACCAGCGCCAGGATGATCGTCAGGATCTGTGAACATGAG aTGTATGAGATTGAAGTGTGTCCAGATTGCTACACCTCCTCCTGTACAAAGAAAGACAACTGGTTCTGTGAACCATGT AGAGAGCCCCATATCCTGGTATGGGCCAAACTCAAAGGCTTCCCCTTCTGGCCGGCAAAGGTACTGCAGGAGGTCGATGGGCAACTCGATGTGCGCTTTTTTGGGCAGCACGACAG AGCGTGGGTTCCTGTTGAGAACTGTTTCATCATGTCGGAGGAGATCCCGTTCCCCGTCAAGAAACAGAAGGGAAGCTTCGACAACGCCGTCGCGGAGATGAACATCTACATCGAGAACCTGCGTCGCAAGTTCGGCTCGTTTGAGTACGCGCCGTATCGCAGCCCTTACGACAAAAGCCGCGCGTACACTCACAACAAAGTCAGCCCCGTCAGCAACGCCCCCACGGGGAAGGTTCGGAAGATAAACGACGTCGCGCGCAAACTCGCCAAGTCATCGAAACCAAACttcgccgccatgttggctgTTAAGGGAGAGTCAGGCATGCGGAGCGAATCCGCCTCGGAGCAGAGTCTCGTGTTGGAGGAGATAGACTACGGAACGTACGCCAGCACGCCGAGTAGTATCACCACAGCATCCCCCCTACCCAGCGTAGACTCTGCTGATCCCGTCAACGTAACGAGCCCCGCGTCCTACACTACCGATGTCTCCAACGGTAAGATTCCAACCGCCGAGTCAGAACAGTCAACGTATGACAACATAGCTCCTCCCAGAAGCTCACCTGACTTAACAACAGAAGCGAAACTTCCATTTAGTGCCATAGACACTTCCGTAAAACAGCCACCTGATCCGCAAGCTTCCTCCAATGCCAGTGTTTTGCACGAACTTAAACCAGAGAATCCGGCCAATCAGATTTCTGCTAGGCTCACAGACTCAATAGCAAAACTGGCAAAGTCGCATAGCAACAAGGAAGCTTCCCATAGCAACAAACCTGTTTCGCATAGCAACAAAAGTTCCATAGTTAAAGCACCAAGTAGTAAGGACACACCAAACAAGTATAGTCAGAGTTTATTGGGAATAAAGGCTGGGACGGATGGTGTTGAAGAGGATGGCATGTCTTTGCCACAGGAGACTGGGGTGAAAAGAGGGATTCCGTCTACAGGTAACAGTTTGCAGCATGTTTCAGATGTattgggtggggaggggggcctgcCTGATGTTTCTCCTCCTCTCAGCACTGTTAGAAAGAGCAGTTCACTGCTACAGACCATCGAGTCGTGCAAGGCCAAGTTGGGAATCGATGAAGTCGGAGAGTTACCGCCACCAGAAGAGGATGGCGAAGAAGGGGAGTCCGAGAGCGAGTCCGACAGCGAAAGCGACGAATCAGACAAGGACAGGGAAGacatggaggaggaggaggaagatgggGACCAATCAGAGCAGAGAGAGCAACATACTGAGAGTAGGGAGAATTTAGATAAAAGGAGTTCTGAATCATCTTCAAGTGATATTGTTGAACCAAAGGGACTTACTGatggaaaggaaaacaaaaagaaactgGACCAAGCTGTGAAAGATGTTGATGAGGATAGAAATTCTCCTGAACTTGAGAGTAACCAAGTGCTTGAGTCAGTAAATCCAGTGGAAGGGTTACAGCGTGAGGAGAAAATGGAAGTCGATCTTCCCAAGGATGGGGAGAAGATGGATGTTGATCCAAGTGTAGATGGGGAGAAGGCTGACTCAGACAGTGGGGAGAGAATGGAAGTTGATCACACGTATAGCAAATCTGCAGATGAAAAAGGTGAAGATTCTCCCGACATCGGACTAAGGCTTGACTGTGACTCAGATTCCGACTCCCACGACCTTGTCATTGACCTTGGGGAGGACTCCACCTCTCAGAAGAAAGAGAAAGCAAGCAG GGAGGTTAAACAGGAGAAACTTTCGAAGAGTGACACAGAGAGGGATCTGTCTCCGCCCGCGCTCAGCCCCGTCAGCGCCGTCTCCGTAACCACGGCAACCCAGGCGCCCACCCTGCAGAAGGCCACGGTAACCACGGTTTCAAGCTCTGACAAGGGGTCAAAG GATCCTGTGGTAATGGAGTCTATGAGTAAGGAGTGGACGCAGCGCCAGTTAAAACGTTCGAGCCAGGAATATCTCCAGAAACAACTGACGCAGAAGGAACCTCCCGCTAAAACATCAG CGCCGGCCACAAGCACCGCCACGTCGGTTTCTCAGACGTTCCCGCGCTTCGTCCAGGTGTCAACAGGTACGCCTCAGAAGGTCCTTCTGG cagTACAGCAGTCTGCTCACAGCCAGCCTGGCATTGTGGGTCAGAGCCCAGTGGTGTCCTCGCCTCCTCCTGTAACCTCCTCAGTCAGCTCCTcctctactactcccaccaccaCCAGCACCAGTACAGACAACACACAAACTGATGACATCAGCAAGTACACAGACAAG GTCGTGGAGGTGGTGAAGGGCACGTTCCAGCAGATGTGGGCGGACCTTGGTCGCCGTGGCGATAACCTAGCAACCGTGAAGCACCTTCAGCTGGAGGTGGAGAAACTGAGCTGGAGACACCGACAGGAGATGGCAGAGATGAAACACAACATGG AGCTGACGATGGCTGAGATGAGGCAGAGTTTGGAGCTGGAGAAGCAGCGTCTGATCCAGGACCTGCGCCGGCAGTGTGAGGCCGACAAGAGCAGGGCTGTGGAGGAGGCCAAGAAGAAACAATGG TGTGCTTTCTGTGGGAAGGAGGCCATTTTCTACTGTTGCTGGAACACCAGTTACTGTGACTACCCCTGCCAGCAAGCTCATTGGCCAGTCCACATGAACACCTGCAGCCAGTCCACCAATAACAGCACAGCACAAGGTGgcactgaccaatcagaggccaCTAGTGGTGAGTCACCAACCAATCAGGTGCGAGCAGCTGTCAGCATCCAGCAGGCACCTGCAGATTCACAGGTCAAGGGTCAGGCTGGCTCCTCCAATG TGACAAAAAGCGAATGGAGAGAAAAGGCGAGAGAGTCCCTCACCACTGTGCTGCAGCAACAGAAGAAAGAACAGGCACAAGTCTCCTACGCACAG
- the LOC136424129 gene encoding MYND-type zinc finger-containing chromatin reader ZMYND8-like isoform X3 — translation MADSAAAWGRTSPTPHPQESPPPQGTTPPSQGMAQPHSPGTAPQRPSAVEPQSQETPMKKAAPPQKISPPPQGAASPPQGTRTLLKETTPSRNGARMQTQGVTPPPQGTTPPPQKASPPPQGITPPPQGTTTPPQGTVTPGSQDDGTVRRSHRAAIARTKQEIRNAVAQLSKMEGQTKRSKEFPGGSHDSLKRKSPPEEGGEGKNQDRNHSKSAKKKKKRPSSPYTKPPPPINQDKDSRNDFYCWLCHREGSVLCCELCPRVYHTRCLKLPQEPDGDWVCPACEKIMSAECVDTQSKAMGMVSVEQLSKLLLHSLQRMKHSGAEPFQNPVDPEQAPNYREYIFHPMDLSTLEKNIKKNKYGCTQAFIADTKWILHNCIIFNGSNNKLTTSARMIVRICEHEMYEIEVCPDCYTSSCTKKDNWFCEPCREPHILVWAKLKGFPFWPAKVLQEVDGQLDVRFFGQHDRAWVPVENCFIMSEEIPFPVKKQKGSFDNAVAEMNIYIENLRRKFGSFEYAPYRSPYDKSRAYTHNKVSPVSNAPTGKVRKINDVARKLAKSSKPNFAAMLAVKGESGMRSESASEQSLVLEEIDYGTYASTPSSITTASPLPSVDSADPVNVTSPASYTTDVSNGKIPTAESEQSTYDNIAPPRSSPDLTTEAKLPFSAIDTSVKQPPDPQASSNASVLHELKPENPANQISARLTDSIAKLAKSHSNKEASHSNKPVSHSNKSSIVKAPSSKDTPNKYSQSLLGIKAGTDGVEEDGMSLPQETGVKRGIPSTGNSLQHVSDVLGGEGGLPDVSPPLSTVRKSSSLLQTIESCKAKLGIDEVGELPPPEEDGEEGESESESDSESDESDKDREDMEEEEEDGDQSEQREQHTESRENLDKRSSESSSSDIVEPKGLTDGKENKKKLDQAVKDVDEDRNSPELESNQVLESVNPVEGLQREEKMEVDLPKDGEKMDVDPSVDGEKADSDSGERMEVDHTYSKSADEKGEDSPDIGLRLDCDSDSDSHDLVIDLGEDSTSQKKEKASREVKQEKLSKSDTERDLSPPALSPVSAVSVTTATQAPTLQKATVTTVSSSDKGSKDPVVMESMSKEWTQRQLKRSSQEYLQKQLTQKEPPAKTSGTMTLRSAAKSAPAPATSTATSVSQTFPRFVQVSTGTPQKVLLAVQQSAHSQPGIVGQSPVVSSPPPVTSSVSSSSTTPTTTSTSTDNTQTDDISKYTDKVVEVVKGTFQQMWADLGRRGDNLATVKHLQLEVEKLSWRHRQEMAEMKHNMELTMAEMRQSLELEKQRLIQDLRRQCEADKSRAVEEAKKKQWCAFCGKEAIFYCCWNTSYCDYPCQQAHWPVHMNTCSQSTNNSTAQGGTDQSEATSGESPTNQVRAAVSIQQAPADSQVKGQAGSSNVTKSEWREKARESLTTVLQQQKKEQAQVSYAQVSQPGVQVSQPGVQVRYIQPAASKPKSIQTFTTVRPGSTIIVQRPTSVAQVVQPVGSVTSIPVLLEKESRKTTQVLQPAGVLQPVTALPSNSSSSTHHS, via the exons ATGGCTGACAGTGCTGCTGCATGGGGACGTACCTCCCCAACACCACACCCTCAGGAATCACCCCCACCCCAGGGGACAACTCCACCATCCCAGGGGATGGCACAACCCCACAGCCCAGGGACTGCTCCACAGCGGCCTTCTGCAGTCGAACCCCAGTCCCAGGAAACACCTATGAAGAAAGCAGCCCCACCCCAGAAGATCTCCCCACCACCCCAGGGGGCAGCATCACCACCCCAGGGGACAAGAACATTACTCAAAGAGACAACACCATCACGTAACGGGGCCAGAATGCAGACCCAAGGGGTAACGCCACCACCCCAGGGGACAACACCCCCACCCCAGAAGGCCAGCCCACCACCCCAAGGGATAACACCCCCACCCCAAGGCACAACGACCCCTCCCCAGGGGACTGTGACACCAGGGAGCCAGGATGATGGGACAGTAAGGAGAAGCCATCGAGCTGCCATTGCACG AACTAAACAGGAGATCAGGAATGCAGTAGCCCAACTAAGCAAGATGGAGGGACAAACCAAGAGGTCAAAAG AATTCCCTGGTGGCAGCCATGACAGTTTGAAGCGGAAGAGTCCACCTGAGGAGGGCGGGGAGGGGAAGAACCAGGACAGGAACCATTCCAAGAGTgccaaaaagaaaaagaagcgaCCGTCGTCTCCATACACCAAACCGCCCCCTCCAATCAACCAGGATAAA GACTCCAGGAATGACTTCTACTGTTGGTTGTGTCATCGGGAGGGGTCGGTGTTGTGCTGTGAACTTTGCCCCCGGGTGTACCACACCCGCTGCCTCAAACTGCCGCAGGAGCCCGACGGGGACTGGGTGTGTCCCGCGTGTGAg AAAATCATGTCAGCCGAGTGTGTGGACACCCAGTCCAAGGCTATGGGAATGGTGTCAGTCGAACAACTGTCCAAACTACTGCTGCACTCGCTACAGAGGATGAAGCATTCAGGG GCCGAGCCGTTTCAGAACCCAGTAGACCCTGAGCAGGCTCCGAACTACAGAGAGTACATCTTCCATCCTATGGACCTCAGTACTTTGGAGAAG AACATCAAGAAGAACAAATATGGCTGTACGCAGGCCTTCATAGCTGACACCAAGTGGATCCTGCACAATTGCATCATCTTCAACGGTTCCAACAACAAACTCACAACCAGCGCCAGGATGATCGTCAGGATCTGTGAACATGAG aTGTATGAGATTGAAGTGTGTCCAGATTGCTACACCTCCTCCTGTACAAAGAAAGACAACTGGTTCTGTGAACCATGT AGAGAGCCCCATATCCTGGTATGGGCCAAACTCAAAGGCTTCCCCTTCTGGCCGGCAAAGGTACTGCAGGAGGTCGATGGGCAACTCGATGTGCGCTTTTTTGGGCAGCACGACAG AGCGTGGGTTCCTGTTGAGAACTGTTTCATCATGTCGGAGGAGATCCCGTTCCCCGTCAAGAAACAGAAGGGAAGCTTCGACAACGCCGTCGCGGAGATGAACATCTACATCGAGAACCTGCGTCGCAAGTTCGGCTCGTTTGAGTACGCGCCGTATCGCAGCCCTTACGACAAAAGCCGCGCGTACACTCACAACAAAGTCAGCCCCGTCAGCAACGCCCCCACGGGGAAGGTTCGGAAGATAAACGACGTCGCGCGCAAACTCGCCAAGTCATCGAAACCAAACttcgccgccatgttggctgTTAAGGGAGAGTCAGGCATGCGGAGCGAATCCGCCTCGGAGCAGAGTCTCGTGTTGGAGGAGATAGACTACGGAACGTACGCCAGCACGCCGAGTAGTATCACCACAGCATCCCCCCTACCCAGCGTAGACTCTGCTGATCCCGTCAACGTAACGAGCCCCGCGTCCTACACTACCGATGTCTCCAACGGTAAGATTCCAACCGCCGAGTCAGAACAGTCAACGTATGACAACATAGCTCCTCCCAGAAGCTCACCTGACTTAACAACAGAAGCGAAACTTCCATTTAGTGCCATAGACACTTCCGTAAAACAGCCACCTGATCCGCAAGCTTCCTCCAATGCCAGTGTTTTGCACGAACTTAAACCAGAGAATCCGGCCAATCAGATTTCTGCTAGGCTCACAGACTCAATAGCAAAACTGGCAAAGTCGCATAGCAACAAGGAAGCTTCCCATAGCAACAAACCTGTTTCGCATAGCAACAAAAGTTCCATAGTTAAAGCACCAAGTAGTAAGGACACACCAAACAAGTATAGTCAGAGTTTATTGGGAATAAAGGCTGGGACGGATGGTGTTGAAGAGGATGGCATGTCTTTGCCACAGGAGACTGGGGTGAAAAGAGGGATTCCGTCTACAGGTAACAGTTTGCAGCATGTTTCAGATGTattgggtggggaggggggcctgcCTGATGTTTCTCCTCCTCTCAGCACTGTTAGAAAGAGCAGTTCACTGCTACAGACCATCGAGTCGTGCAAGGCCAAGTTGGGAATCGATGAAGTCGGAGAGTTACCGCCACCAGAAGAGGATGGCGAAGAAGGGGAGTCCGAGAGCGAGTCCGACAGCGAAAGCGACGAATCAGACAAGGACAGGGAAGacatggaggaggaggaggaagatgggGACCAATCAGAGCAGAGAGAGCAACATACTGAGAGTAGGGAGAATTTAGATAAAAGGAGTTCTGAATCATCTTCAAGTGATATTGTTGAACCAAAGGGACTTACTGatggaaaggaaaacaaaaagaaactgGACCAAGCTGTGAAAGATGTTGATGAGGATAGAAATTCTCCTGAACTTGAGAGTAACCAAGTGCTTGAGTCAGTAAATCCAGTGGAAGGGTTACAGCGTGAGGAGAAAATGGAAGTCGATCTTCCCAAGGATGGGGAGAAGATGGATGTTGATCCAAGTGTAGATGGGGAGAAGGCTGACTCAGACAGTGGGGAGAGAATGGAAGTTGATCACACGTATAGCAAATCTGCAGATGAAAAAGGTGAAGATTCTCCCGACATCGGACTAAGGCTTGACTGTGACTCAGATTCCGACTCCCACGACCTTGTCATTGACCTTGGGGAGGACTCCACCTCTCAGAAGAAAGAGAAAGCAAGCAG GGAGGTTAAACAGGAGAAACTTTCGAAGAGTGACACAGAGAGGGATCTGTCTCCGCCCGCGCTCAGCCCCGTCAGCGCCGTCTCCGTAACCACGGCAACCCAGGCGCCCACCCTGCAGAAGGCCACGGTAACCACGGTTTCAAGCTCTGACAAGGGGTCAAAG GATCCTGTGGTAATGGAGTCTATGAGTAAGGAGTGGACGCAGCGCCAGTTAAAACGTTCGAGCCAGGAATATCTCCAGAAACAACTGACGCAGAAGGAACCTCCCGCTAAAACATCAGGTACCATGACACTCAGGAGTGCAGCAAAGTCTGCACCAG CGCCGGCCACAAGCACCGCCACGTCGGTTTCTCAGACGTTCCCGCGCTTCGTCCAGGTGTCAACAGGTACGCCTCAGAAGGTCCTTCTGG cagTACAGCAGTCTGCTCACAGCCAGCCTGGCATTGTGGGTCAGAGCCCAGTGGTGTCCTCGCCTCCTCCTGTAACCTCCTCAGTCAGCTCCTcctctactactcccaccaccaCCAGCACCAGTACAGACAACACACAAACTGATGACATCAGCAAGTACACAGACAAG GTCGTGGAGGTGGTGAAGGGCACGTTCCAGCAGATGTGGGCGGACCTTGGTCGCCGTGGCGATAACCTAGCAACCGTGAAGCACCTTCAGCTGGAGGTGGAGAAACTGAGCTGGAGACACCGACAGGAGATGGCAGAGATGAAACACAACATGG AGCTGACGATGGCTGAGATGAGGCAGAGTTTGGAGCTGGAGAAGCAGCGTCTGATCCAGGACCTGCGCCGGCAGTGTGAGGCCGACAAGAGCAGGGCTGTGGAGGAGGCCAAGAAGAAACAATGG TGTGCTTTCTGTGGGAAGGAGGCCATTTTCTACTGTTGCTGGAACACCAGTTACTGTGACTACCCCTGCCAGCAAGCTCATTGGCCAGTCCACATGAACACCTGCAGCCAGTCCACCAATAACAGCACAGCACAAGGTGgcactgaccaatcagaggccaCTAGTGGTGAGTCACCAACCAATCAGGTGCGAGCAGCTGTCAGCATCCAGCAGGCACCTGCAGATTCACAGGTCAAGGGTCAGGCTGGCTCCTCCAATG TGACAAAAAGCGAATGGAGAGAAAAGGCGAGAGAGTCCCTCACCACTGTGCTGCAGCAACAGAAGAAAGAACAGGCACAAGTCTCCTACGCACAG